A genome region from Geobacter pickeringii includes the following:
- a CDS encoding TetR/AcrR family transcriptional regulator, with protein sequence MTKTDCRSKLREVGTRLFAERGLHGVSIRELSQAAGVSISMISYYFGGKEGLYAAVLQEQFACFDQIDEIRRLGADPLAVIEAYIRWTIQRHRNNPYLLRFYTSELTNPTPFFPTHVSPAIGNVIRILTEVIEEGVAREQFRRDIHGVNAALALAGMVNYFFLSTMATEDLISHSPEKDEELVQQYVAIFARGILTALPERRP encoded by the coding sequence ATGACCAAAACGGACTGCCGCAGCAAGTTGAGGGAGGTCGGTACCCGGCTGTTCGCCGAACGGGGGCTGCACGGTGTCAGCATCAGGGAGCTCTCTCAGGCTGCCGGGGTAAGCATTTCGATGATTTCCTATTATTTCGGCGGCAAGGAGGGGCTGTATGCCGCTGTTCTGCAGGAACAGTTCGCCTGTTTCGACCAGATCGACGAAATACGGCGGCTTGGGGCCGATCCGCTGGCCGTGATCGAGGCGTACATCCGGTGGACGATCCAGCGACACCGCAACAACCCCTATCTCCTGCGGTTCTATACCAGCGAGCTCACCAATCCCACCCCGTTCTTCCCGACCCACGTTTCCCCGGCCATCGGCAACGTTATCCGGATCCTCACGGAAGTCATCGAGGAAGGGGTGGCGCGGGAGCAGTTCCGGCGGGATATCCACGGCGTCAACGCAGCCCTGGCCCTTGCCGGGATGGTCAATTATTTCTTCCTCAGCACCATGGCAACCGAGGACCTCATCAGCCATTCCCCCGAGAAAGACGAAGAACTGGTCCAGCAGTACGTCGCGATTTTTGCCCGCGGCATCCTGACTGCGTTGCCGGAGCGGCGCCCGTAG
- a CDS encoding acetyl-CoA hydrolase/transferase C-terminal domain-containing protein, whose product MSELHARIRKTNLRERIKTVDEVIPLFKNGMNVGWSGFTPAGYPKMVPIALADHVEKNGLQGKLKFNLFVGASVGAETEDRWASLDMIDRRWPYQTGKNIQAGINEGRIRMGDKHLSMFAQDLGYGFYTKENGGQLDIAIIECSAITENGGLVLTASCGAVPEIVQIADRIIIEINTSIPSFEGLHDIIEPINPPNRLPYLISRVDDRAGSPYVRVDTDKIIAIIESNRPDNGRSFSEQDDTSEAIANNIIDFFSHEVKAGRLPKSLLPLQSGVGSIANAVIGGLAKGPFSGLKVWTEVLQDTMLDFFDSGKLDFASTVSLSFSVDGFKRFYGDWEKYSDKVLMRPLSIANHPEPIRRLGCIAMNTPIEFDIYAHANSTLVGGTRMINGIGGSGDFLRNAYLSIMHTPSARPTKSDPTGITCVVPHVPHVDHTEHDLDVLVTEQGLADLRGLDPKNRAQLIIDRCAHPEYKPLLQEYFDMAKKECLARKAGHEPQMLERVFKMQVNLAKNGTMKIDSWDI is encoded by the coding sequence ATGTCGGAATTGCACGCCAGAATCAGGAAAACCAATCTCCGCGAGAGGATCAAAACGGTCGACGAGGTCATTCCGCTGTTCAAAAACGGCATGAACGTCGGCTGGTCGGGATTCACCCCCGCCGGTTACCCCAAAATGGTCCCCATCGCCCTGGCCGATCACGTGGAAAAAAACGGATTGCAGGGGAAGCTGAAGTTCAATCTCTTCGTCGGCGCCTCCGTCGGTGCCGAAACCGAAGACCGCTGGGCCTCCCTCGACATGATCGACCGCCGCTGGCCCTACCAGACCGGCAAGAACATCCAGGCGGGCATCAACGAAGGGCGGATCCGCATGGGTGACAAGCACCTCTCCATGTTCGCCCAGGACCTGGGGTACGGCTTCTACACCAAGGAAAACGGCGGGCAGCTCGACATCGCCATCATCGAATGCTCCGCCATCACCGAAAACGGCGGGCTGGTGCTGACCGCCTCCTGTGGCGCGGTGCCGGAGATCGTGCAGATTGCGGACCGGATCATCATCGAGATCAACACCTCGATCCCAAGCTTCGAGGGGCTCCACGACATTATCGAGCCGATCAACCCGCCCAACCGCCTCCCCTACCTCATCAGCCGGGTTGACGACCGGGCCGGCTCCCCGTACGTCCGGGTCGACACGGACAAAATCATCGCCATCATCGAGTCGAACCGCCCCGACAACGGCCGCTCCTTCAGCGAGCAGGACGACACCTCCGAGGCGATCGCCAACAACATCATCGACTTCTTCTCCCATGAGGTGAAGGCGGGGCGACTGCCGAAGAGTCTCCTCCCGCTCCAGTCCGGCGTCGGCTCCATTGCCAACGCGGTCATCGGCGGCCTGGCCAAGGGACCGTTCTCGGGCCTCAAGGTCTGGACCGAGGTGCTGCAGGACACCATGCTCGACTTCTTCGATTCCGGGAAGCTCGATTTTGCCTCGACGGTCTCCCTCTCCTTCTCGGTCGATGGGTTCAAGCGCTTTTACGGCGACTGGGAGAAGTACAGCGACAAAGTCCTGATGCGTCCCCTCTCCATCGCCAACCACCCGGAGCCGATCCGCCGCCTCGGGTGCATCGCCATGAACACCCCCATCGAGTTCGACATCTACGCCCACGCCAACTCAACGCTGGTGGGGGGGACGAGGATGATCAACGGCATCGGCGGCTCCGGCGACTTCCTGCGCAACGCCTACCTCTCCATCATGCACACCCCGTCGGCCCGGCCGACCAAGAGCGATCCGACCGGCATCACCTGTGTCGTTCCGCATGTGCCGCACGTGGACCACACCGAGCATGACCTGGACGTGCTGGTTACGGAACAGGGGTTGGCCGACCTGCGGGGTCTCGACCCGAAAAACCGCGCCCAGCTCATTATCGACCGGTGCGCCCATCCGGAGTACAAACCGCTGCTCCAGGAGTATTTCGACATGGCGAAGAAAGAGTGCCTGGCCCGCAAAGCCGGCCATGAGCCGCAAATGCTCGAACGGGTCTTCAAGATGCAGGTCAACCTGGCCAAGAACGGCACCATGAAGATCGACAGCTGGGATATCTGA